From Piliocolobus tephrosceles isolate RC106 chromosome 16, ASM277652v3, whole genome shotgun sequence, the proteins below share one genomic window:
- the PIRT gene encoding phosphoinositide-interacting protein translates to MTMETLPKVLEVDEKSPEAKDLLPSQTASSLCISSRSESVWTTTPRSNWEIYRKPIVIMSVGGAILLFGVVITCLAYTLKLSKKNVSILKMVGPGFLSLGLMMLVCGLVWVPIIKKKQKHRQKSNFLRSLKSFFLTR, encoded by the coding sequence ATGACGATGGAGACTCTCCCCAAGGTTCTGGAAGTCGATGAGAAGTCTCCAGAAGCCAAGGACCTGCTGCCCAGCCAGACCGCCAGCTCCCTGTGCATCAGCTCCAGGAGCGAGTCTGTCTGGACCACCACCCCCAGGAGTAACTGGGAAATCTACCGCAAGCCCATCGTCATCATGTCGGTGGGCGGTGCCATCCTGCTTTTTGGCGTGGTCATCACCTGCTTGGCCTACACCTTGAAGCTGAGTAAGAAGAATGTCTCCATCCTCAAAATGGTAGGGCCCGGCTTCCTGTCCCTGGGACTCATGATGCTGGTGTGCGGGCTGGTGTGGGTGCCCATcatcaaaaagaaacagaagcacagaCAGAAGTCGAATTTCTTACGCAGCCTCAAGTCCTTCTTCCTGACTCGCTGA